In one window of Candidatus Methylomirabilota bacterium DNA:
- a CDS encoding OmpA family protein, which translates to MEPFHFEPRSAALLDRCADEIALLVAWLKDQLQTALSLRGYLDQRETVEQDTAVREKRAIAVREALVAAGIAPGRIQIVAAAEPTFVCAEPTEACLERNVEEGSGHDHADRGDVLV; encoded by the coding sequence GTGGAGCCGTTTCACTTCGAGCCCCGGAGCGCGGCGCTGCTCGATCGGTGCGCCGATGAGATCGCGCTCCTTGTGGCCTGGCTAAAGGACCAGCTCCAGACCGCCCTGAGCCTCCGCGGCTATCTCGACCAGCGGGAGACCGTGGAACAGGACACGGCGGTGAGGGAGAAGCGGGCCATCGCTGTCCGCGAGGCGCTCGTCGCGGCTGGAATCGCCCCGGGCAGGATCCAGATCGTCGCCGCCGCGGAGCCCACGTTCGTCTGTGCCGAGCCCACGGAGGCCTGCCTGGAGCGGAACGTCGAGGAGGGGTCTGGACATGACCACGCTGATCGCGGCGATGTGCTGGTTTGA
- a CDS encoding SRPBCC family protein produces the protein MSTSTVRLHRVLRAAPEKLYRAFLDPEAMAKWLPPNGFTGKVHHIDTTVGGTYKMSFTNFTTGHSHSFGGTFLELVPHERIRYTDKFDDPNLPGEMQTTVTLKKVSCGTEVNIVQEGIPEAIPPEACYLGWQESLILLAQLIEAEIPG, from the coding sequence ATGTCCACAAGCACCGTCCGGCTTCACCGAGTGCTTCGCGCGGCGCCCGAGAAACTCTATCGGGCATTCCTCGATCCCGAGGCAATGGCCAAATGGCTTCCGCCGAACGGCTTTACGGGCAAGGTTCACCATATAGACACGACAGTGGGCGGCACCTACAAGATGTCGTTCACGAACTTCACCACGGGCCACAGCCACTCCTTCGGCGGAACATTTCTTGAACTGGTGCCACACGAACGTATTCGCTACACGGATAAGTTCGACGATCCCAACCTACCCGGAGAAATGCAGACGACGGTCACCTTGAAGAAGGTCTCCTGCGGTACTGAGGTGAACATCGTTCAAGAAGGGATACCCGAGGCCATTCCACCAGAGGCTTGCTATCTCGGCTGGCAAGAATCGCTCATCCTTCTCGCGCAACTCATCGAAGCTGAGATTCCGGGGTAA